In Gemmatimonadales bacterium, a genomic segment contains:
- a CDS encoding YggT family protein translates to MFFPTLDLGARALVVFALVYASIVGLTTWAVRRRRLSPFGAWPRLVRRASDPILLPLERRIIRAGGSPQDAPLWLVVLVVLGGLLLLTLVHWLAGVAVSLSVVASSGPRALARFLVDALFALLMGAIFVRVIASWLGLSPYSRWMRPVVAATDWLIEPIRRILPPLGMFDMSPMVAWLILYVVRGFVLSWM, encoded by the coding sequence GTGTTTTTTCCCACCCTCGACCTCGGGGCCCGGGCGCTGGTCGTTTTCGCCCTGGTGTACGCGTCGATCGTCGGCCTGACCACTTGGGCGGTGCGCCGCCGCCGCCTCAGCCCGTTCGGGGCGTGGCCCCGCCTGGTCCGCCGGGCGAGCGATCCGATCCTGCTGCCGCTGGAACGGCGGATCATTCGAGCGGGCGGCAGCCCGCAGGATGCCCCGCTCTGGCTGGTGGTGCTGGTGGTCCTCGGGGGACTGCTGCTGCTCACGCTGGTCCACTGGCTCGCCGGAGTGGCCGTCTCCCTCAGTGTCGTCGCCTCCTCCGGTCCGCGCGCGCTGGCGCGCTTCCTGGTCGACGCGCTCTTTGCGCTGCTGATGGGCGCCATCTTCGTCCGGGTGATTGCCTCCTGGCTGGGGCTGTCGCCGTACTCCCGCTGGATGCGCCCGGTCGTGGCCGCCACCGACTGGCTCATTGAGCCCATTCGGCGCATTCTGCCGCCCCTGGGAATGTTCGACATGAGCCCTATGGTGGCATGGCTGATCCTGTACGTCGTCCGGGGATTCGTGCTCAGTTGGATGTGA
- a CDS encoding acyl-ACP desaturase, whose amino-acid sequence MGTATDPAIELASKVEVLRDLEGPVQELMEAHERKRELWFPADLIQPQPGVCPDDFVRQLRTQAEGIPDPIRAALALNMLTEEGLPHFHRLLAVYLGDESHWRRWNNLWTAEEDRHGQVLHDYARDTRLFDQRKIEEMQFEYLRRGFHPEWDRDPYRVFVYTTVQERATQFSHGETGRIVSEYEPRLGETLGHVAKDEARHYAFYRSVFELILERDPNQALHSASFILPAIDMPGVSMPGFKELADVIRRAGIYGPRDYLRIVQEQIRYWKIESLQGLNELGRIAQEKIMGIPARLKRIAEIMETRSRAKTFSFEVVFNREFAME is encoded by the coding sequence ATGGGCACAGCCACCGATCCGGCCATTGAACTGGCTTCCAAAGTCGAAGTGCTGCGGGACCTGGAAGGGCCGGTCCAGGAGTTGATGGAAGCGCACGAGCGGAAGCGCGAGCTCTGGTTCCCGGCCGACCTGATCCAGCCCCAACCCGGTGTCTGCCCCGACGATTTCGTCCGCCAGCTCCGGACCCAGGCGGAGGGCATCCCCGATCCGATCCGGGCGGCGCTTGCCCTCAACATGCTGACCGAGGAGGGGCTGCCGCACTTCCACCGGCTGCTGGCCGTGTATCTGGGCGATGAGAGCCATTGGCGGAGATGGAACAACCTCTGGACCGCGGAGGAGGACCGGCACGGGCAGGTGCTCCACGACTACGCCCGCGACACCCGCCTGTTCGACCAGCGAAAGATCGAGGAGATGCAGTTCGAGTATCTCCGCCGCGGCTTCCACCCGGAGTGGGACCGCGACCCCTACCGGGTGTTCGTGTACACCACCGTCCAGGAGCGTGCCACCCAGTTCTCCCACGGTGAGACAGGACGCATCGTGTCCGAGTACGAGCCCAGGCTGGGCGAGACGCTGGGGCATGTGGCCAAGGACGAGGCGCGGCACTACGCGTTCTATCGAAGCGTCTTCGAGCTCATTCTGGAACGGGATCCCAACCAGGCGCTGCATTCCGCCTCGTTCATCCTGCCCGCCATCGATATGCCCGGCGTCTCCATGCCCGGCTTCAAGGAGCTGGCCGACGTGATCCGGCGGGCCGGGATCTACGGTCCGCGCGACTACCTGCGGATCGTGCAGGAGCAGATCCGGTACTGGAAGATCGAGAGCCTCCAGGGCCTCAATGAGCTCGGCCGGATCGCGCAGGAGAAGATCATGGGAATTCCGGCCCGGCTGAAGCGCATCGCGGAGATCATGGAGACCCGCAGCCGGGCCAAGACGTTCAGCTTCGAGGTGGTGTTCAACCGCGAATTCGCGATGGAATGA
- a CDS encoding GNAT family N-acetyltransferase, with amino-acid sequence MSELTIREMEQDEDFSAWFSDLLDQEEDPNGGSAAPDEHYLVLSNEIGNWIGGLRYWLRGGVAHLVDVVVLPQERHQGHAHRLLAAFEERAGLTGGHIAEFWTDDLRSEALLAALGWRRIFQRDDYIGHRSWYLMEKQIGPDAP; translated from the coding sequence ATGAGCGAACTTACGATTCGGGAGATGGAACAGGACGAGGACTTCTCGGCCTGGTTCTCGGATCTGCTCGACCAGGAGGAGGATCCCAACGGGGGGTCCGCCGCCCCGGATGAGCACTATCTCGTCCTGAGCAACGAGATCGGTAACTGGATCGGTGGCCTGCGGTACTGGCTCCGCGGCGGCGTCGCGCATCTGGTCGATGTGGTGGTCCTGCCGCAGGAGCGGCACCAAGGCCACGCTCACAGGCTGCTGGCGGCCTTCGAGGAGCGGGCGGGGCTCACCGGGGGCCACATCGCCGAGTTCTGGACCGACGACCTTCGGTCGGAGGCGCTGCTGGCGGCGCTGGGGTGGCGGCGTATCTTTCAGCGAGACGATTACATCGGGCACCGGAGCTGGTACCTGATGGAGAAGCAGATCGGGCCTGATGCCCCCTGA
- the trxA gene encoding thioredoxin, translating to MPDTARTVRPVVVHCIFCGKANRVDLTRLSAGPKCAQCGRPILLDRPLKVSEADFESTLKGSSVPVLVDFYADWCGPCRMMAPTLDDFTRQHAGELLVLKLDTDASPAISTRFGIRGIPTMIAFHNGVERSRHVGAADLATLEALAGRAQ from the coding sequence ATGCCCGATACCGCCCGAACTGTCCGTCCAGTCGTGGTGCACTGCATATTCTGCGGGAAAGCGAACCGGGTCGATCTGACTCGATTGTCCGCCGGTCCCAAGTGCGCCCAATGTGGCCGCCCCATCCTGCTCGATCGCCCGCTCAAGGTGAGTGAGGCGGACTTCGAGTCGACCCTCAAGGGGTCGAGCGTGCCCGTGCTGGTCGACTTCTATGCCGACTGGTGCGGCCCCTGTAGAATGATGGCCCCCACCCTGGACGACTTCACCCGGCAGCACGCCGGCGAGCTCCTGGTGTTGAAGCTCGATACCGACGCCAGCCCGGCCATCTCCACCCGGTTCGGTATCCGGGGGATCCCCACCATGATCGCGTTCCACAACGGGGTCGAGCGAAGCCGGCATGTCGGGGCCGCGGACCTCGCAACGCTGGAGGCTCTGGCCGGGCGCGCGCAGTGA
- a CDS encoding Na+/H+ antiporter NhaC family protein, with translation MPERGRIRFPHPLILLVACTLLAAALTHLLPAGQFERREDAATGRSVVVPGTFARVEGQPVGAFHALVAIPKGMADASAVIFYVFLVGGAFAVVDRTGALAALVNWLASRLARRGLWVVPAAGLAFGLGGVLIQMQEELIAFVPVLLLLTRQLGFNPLTAVAMSLGASAIGASFSFIDPFQVGIAQKVAQLPLLSGWQFRIAFLIPAWLTWIAGTMLFAQRTRGVPEVHPIGASGRSGAEAAGWRQTAVLAAVLLSFVFFILGVLRLGWDFDQLSALFFLMGVVAGLLGGLRLADIADAFVEGFRSMAFAALLIGFARGIYVVLDEGRIVDTIVQGLFAPIAGLPTTLAALGMMAVHTMVHFPVPSTSGQAVLTLPLLVPLSDLIGLSRQVTVLAYQYGAGLCEVITPTNGALMAMLAAAGVRYEDWLRFTLPLFALLLALAALGIGVATAIGLR, from the coding sequence ATGCCGGAGCGCGGGCGGATCCGGTTTCCCCATCCCCTGATTCTCCTGGTCGCCTGTACCCTCCTGGCGGCCGCGCTGACCCATCTGCTTCCGGCCGGCCAGTTCGAGCGCCGAGAGGACGCCGCCACCGGAAGGAGTGTGGTGGTGCCGGGGACATTTGCCCGGGTTGAGGGGCAGCCGGTCGGGGCCTTCCACGCGCTGGTCGCCATTCCCAAGGGCATGGCCGATGCCTCGGCTGTGATCTTTTACGTCTTCCTGGTGGGGGGCGCCTTCGCCGTGGTGGACCGGACCGGGGCGCTGGCAGCGCTGGTGAATTGGCTGGCGTCCCGGCTCGCGCGGCGCGGCCTGTGGGTGGTGCCGGCGGCCGGCCTGGCCTTCGGGCTGGGGGGCGTCCTCATCCAGATGCAGGAGGAGCTGATCGCCTTCGTGCCCGTGCTCCTGCTGCTCACCCGGCAGCTCGGGTTCAACCCGCTGACTGCGGTGGCGATGAGCCTCGGCGCCTCGGCAATCGGGGCGTCCTTCAGCTTCATCGACCCGTTCCAGGTTGGGATCGCCCAGAAGGTGGCGCAGCTCCCGCTCCTCTCGGGCTGGCAGTTCCGAATCGCCTTTCTGATCCCGGCGTGGCTGACCTGGATTGCGGGGACCATGCTCTTCGCACAGCGGACCCGCGGAGTACCGGAGGTGCACCCGATTGGGGCCTCGGGGCGGAGCGGCGCGGAGGCCGCCGGATGGCGGCAGACGGCGGTGCTGGCCGCCGTCCTGCTCAGCTTCGTGTTCTTCATCCTGGGGGTGCTTCGACTGGGCTGGGATTTCGACCAGCTCTCGGCGCTCTTCTTTCTCATGGGGGTGGTCGCGGGTCTGCTTGGCGGCCTGCGTCTGGCCGACATCGCCGATGCCTTCGTGGAAGGATTTCGCTCGATGGCGTTCGCGGCGCTCCTGATCGGCTTTGCGCGGGGGATCTACGTGGTGCTGGACGAGGGGCGCATCGTGGACACGATCGTCCAGGGACTGTTCGCCCCCATCGCGGGCCTCCCGACGACTCTGGCGGCGCTGGGAATGATGGCCGTCCACACCATGGTCCACTTCCCGGTCCCGAGCACCAGCGGTCAGGCGGTCCTCACGCTGCCTCTGCTGGTCCCGCTCTCCGACCTGATCGGCCTCTCCCGTCAGGTGACCGTGCTGGCGTACCAGTACGGGGCCGGCCTGTGCGAGGTCATCACCCCGACCAACGGCGCTCTCATGGCCATGCTCGCGGCGGCAGGCGTGCGCTACGAGGACTGGCTGCGTTTCACGCTGCCGCTCTTTGCTCTGCTCCTGGCTCTGGCCGCGCTGGGGATCGGCGTGGCCACCGCCATCGGACTGCGCTAG
- the mgtE gene encoding magnesium transporter, which produces MSALPAPPSPELLYLLAGDAEDLLAACENLRPADVAEALNQLPVEAAARVVAALPFNLAVQLLDEPELDRRGEIFERLDEQTAVPLIEAISSDQQVELFRTLREADRTRLFHLLDAPTRDALKLLLAYPPSSAGGIMSTEFVGVPSTWTVDQVKRHISEVGEAKETVYAIYVLNPKDQRLETVVSLREIMLANPAYRVIAVSDSRRPVTVGPLTDREDVARLISKYNLLAIPVVDDGNHVLGIVTVDDVIDALISEQTEDVQKFGGMAATDEPYMQIRLGAMIRKRAGWLCALFLGEMLTAGAMGHFQAEISHAVVLALFIPLIISSGGNSGSQATSLIIRSMALREVQLKDWWRVAVRELPAGLALGAILGIIGLMRILLWQRLGWYDYGPHHVLIAQTVALALVGVVLFGSLAGSMLPFVLRRIGFDPASASAPFVATLVDVTGLVIYFSVALLVLRGTLL; this is translated from the coding sequence ATGTCCGCCCTGCCGGCCCCTCCCTCGCCCGAGTTGCTGTATCTCCTGGCCGGCGACGCGGAGGACCTCCTCGCCGCCTGCGAGAACCTCCGTCCGGCGGACGTCGCCGAGGCGCTCAACCAGCTGCCGGTCGAGGCCGCCGCGCGGGTCGTGGCCGCGCTCCCCTTCAACCTGGCCGTCCAGCTGCTGGACGAGCCGGAGCTCGACCGGCGGGGAGAGATTTTCGAGCGGCTGGACGAGCAGACCGCCGTCCCCCTGATCGAGGCGATCTCCTCGGACCAGCAGGTCGAGCTTTTCCGGACCCTGCGGGAAGCCGACCGCACCCGTCTCTTTCATCTCCTCGACGCGCCTACCCGCGACGCGCTCAAGCTGCTCCTGGCCTACCCGCCGTCCAGTGCGGGCGGCATCATGAGCACGGAATTCGTCGGGGTTCCCTCCACCTGGACGGTGGATCAGGTCAAGCGCCACATCAGCGAAGTCGGCGAGGCCAAGGAGACGGTCTACGCCATCTATGTGTTGAATCCCAAGGACCAGCGGCTCGAGACAGTGGTGTCGTTGCGGGAGATCATGCTGGCCAACCCAGCCTACCGGGTGATCGCGGTGAGCGACTCTCGCCGGCCGGTGACCGTGGGCCCACTGACCGACCGGGAGGACGTGGCCCGGCTGATCTCCAAGTACAACCTGCTGGCGATCCCGGTGGTCGACGACGGCAACCACGTGCTCGGCATCGTGACGGTGGACGACGTCATCGACGCGCTCATCAGCGAGCAGACCGAGGATGTGCAGAAGTTCGGCGGCATGGCCGCCACGGACGAGCCGTACATGCAGATCCGCCTCGGCGCGATGATCCGGAAGCGGGCCGGGTGGCTCTGCGCGCTCTTTCTGGGCGAGATGCTCACGGCCGGCGCCATGGGCCACTTTCAGGCGGAGATCAGTCACGCCGTGGTGCTGGCGCTCTTCATCCCCCTCATCATCAGCTCGGGCGGCAACTCGGGCTCCCAGGCCACCTCGCTGATCATCCGCTCGATGGCGCTCAGGGAGGTCCAGCTGAAGGACTGGTGGCGGGTGGCAGTGCGAGAGCTACCGGCGGGCCTGGCGCTGGGCGCGATCCTGGGGATCATCGGCCTGATGCGGATTCTCCTGTGGCAGCGCCTCGGCTGGTACGACTATGGTCCGCACCATGTCCTGATCGCCCAGACGGTGGCGCTGGCGCTGGTGGGGGTCGTGCTGTTCGGCTCGCTCGCCGGGTCGATGCTGCCGTTCGTGCTCCGACGGATCGGCTTCGACCCGGCCAGCGCCTCCGCGCCGTTCGTGGCGACGCTGGTGGACGTGACCGGTCTGGTGATCTATTTCAGCGTCGCCCTGCTGGTGCTCCGGGGTACTCTGCTGTAG
- the cutA gene encoding divalent-cation tolerance protein CutA encodes MTGCCQVTTTLPDRESAARIAADLVGARLAACSQVQGPIDSTYWWQGRVASATEWYCHFKTTLSRLPALRTRLCELHPYDVPEIVAVAIVDGDPAYLRWIEDSVSSPSTAG; translated from the coding sequence ATGACCGGCTGCTGCCAGGTCACCACCACCCTGCCCGACCGGGAGAGCGCCGCGCGGATCGCGGCCGACCTGGTGGGCGCGCGGCTTGCAGCGTGTAGCCAGGTGCAGGGGCCGATCGACAGCACCTACTGGTGGCAGGGCCGGGTGGCCAGTGCCACTGAGTGGTACTGCCATTTCAAGACCACGCTGTCGCGGCTCCCGGCGTTACGGACCAGGCTGTGCGAGCTGCATCCGTACGACGTCCCGGAAATCGTCGCGGTCGCCATCGTGGACGGCGATCCCGCGTACCTGCGCTGGATCGAAGATTCGGTGAGCAGTCCTTCGACTGCCGGGTGA
- a CDS encoding phosphatase PAP2 family protein, with protein MRFATPAAACLLLVAVPTLALPAPAAAQQQDATVLHWWHGAVAIGGLSALMLLDHPVQRFSQDNRGTGSANVASFVRHFGQPEVYGTMTAGLIVAGLATHHDRVARLGARMGVSLLLAGAANQGAKLAFGRPRPDQSLDADGYNPFSGQASMPSGHTAMAFAWATTLADEIHHPLATVGLYGLATTVGWSRINDNRHWLSDVAAGALVGFASAKLASGRWRIFNIRAPGLVATPSGMGLGWQASF; from the coding sequence ATGCGATTTGCCACGCCCGCCGCTGCCTGCCTTCTGCTCGTCGCAGTGCCGACGCTCGCTCTTCCCGCCCCAGCCGCGGCTCAGCAGCAAGACGCAACGGTGCTCCACTGGTGGCACGGCGCGGTGGCCATCGGTGGTCTCTCGGCGCTCATGTTGTTGGATCATCCGGTGCAACGCTTTTCCCAGGATAATCGGGGCACAGGTTCGGCCAATGTCGCCAGCTTCGTGCGTCATTTCGGCCAGCCGGAAGTGTACGGGACCATGACGGCTGGTCTGATCGTGGCCGGGCTGGCGACTCACCATGATCGGGTTGCCAGGCTCGGCGCCCGCATGGGAGTGTCGCTCCTTCTGGCCGGTGCGGCCAATCAGGGTGCCAAACTGGCCTTCGGCCGGCCCAGGCCGGATCAGAGTCTGGATGCCGATGGTTACAACCCGTTCTCTGGGCAGGCGTCCATGCCGTCGGGTCACACCGCCATGGCGTTCGCCTGGGCCACCACGCTGGCGGACGAGATTCATCACCCTTTGGCCACGGTGGGCCTCTACGGCCTCGCCACGACCGTGGGTTGGTCGAGAATCAACGACAACCGTCATTGGCTGAGCGACGTCGCCGCCGGCGCGCTGGTGGGGTTCGCTTCCGCCAAGCTGGCGTCGGGACGCTGGCGAATCTTCAATATCCGTGCTCCCGGCCTGGTGGCGACCCCAAGCGGAATGGGCCTCGGCTGGCAGGCCTCCTTCTGA
- the pruA gene encoding L-glutamate gamma-semialdehyde dehydrogenase: MSGISNIPQPFNEPVLSYAPESAERSALKSALAAVGAERPEIPAVVGGREIRSGVTQNVVSPHCHGRVLATLHLADQATIDAAVRSAVEAQRDWAQWRFEDRAAVFLKAAELLATSARQRLNAATMLGQSKTAFQAEIDSACELIDFLRFNVHYAERIYQEQPGSAPGVWNRLDHRPLEGFVYAITPFNFTAIGGNLPTAPALMGNAVVWKPAHSAALSNWHFFTLLEQAGLPPGVINFLPGEAVGVSRALLASPDLAGVHFTGSTTVFQSLWKTIADHLERYRAYPRIVGETGGKDFILAHSSADADALAVAMVRGAYEYQGQKCSAASRAYIPDTLWPAVRDRVVGMIDDIRMGDVADFRNFMGAVIDDRAFTRLRDHLEQARRDPGVRIVAGGGTDDSVGWFVQPTLLQAEDPAYRLMCEEIFGPVLTVHIYPAARWTETLGLVDRTSPYALTGAVFSRDRAALADADRALRHAAGNYYINDKPTGAVVGQQPFGGARASGTNDKAGSILNLLRWVSPRSIKETFAPAKDYRYPFMLEA; the protein is encoded by the coding sequence ATGAGCGGTATCTCCAACATTCCCCAGCCCTTCAACGAGCCGGTGCTGAGCTACGCGCCGGAAAGCGCGGAGCGGTCGGCGCTCAAGAGCGCGCTCGCCGCCGTCGGCGCCGAGCGGCCGGAGATCCCCGCCGTGGTCGGCGGCCGCGAGATCCGAAGCGGGGTCACCCAGAACGTCGTCTCCCCGCACTGCCACGGGCGAGTGCTGGCCACGCTGCATCTGGCCGACCAGGCCACCATCGACGCCGCCGTCCGCTCCGCCGTCGAGGCACAGCGCGACTGGGCGCAGTGGCGCTTCGAGGATCGCGCCGCGGTCTTTCTCAAGGCTGCCGAGCTCCTCGCCACCAGCGCCCGGCAGCGGCTCAACGCCGCCACCATGCTGGGCCAGAGCAAGACGGCCTTCCAGGCGGAGATCGACAGCGCGTGCGAGCTGATCGACTTCCTGCGATTCAACGTGCACTACGCCGAGCGGATCTACCAGGAACAGCCTGGCTCCGCGCCCGGCGTCTGGAACCGGCTGGACCACCGGCCGCTGGAAGGCTTCGTCTACGCCATCACCCCGTTCAACTTCACGGCCATCGGCGGCAATCTCCCCACCGCGCCCGCGCTCATGGGCAACGCGGTGGTGTGGAAGCCCGCGCACAGCGCCGCGCTCAGCAACTGGCATTTCTTCACGCTGCTGGAGCAGGCCGGGCTGCCGCCCGGGGTCATCAACTTCCTGCCGGGTGAGGCGGTCGGAGTGAGCCGAGCGCTGCTGGCCAGCCCCGACCTCGCCGGGGTGCACTTCACCGGCTCGACGACGGTGTTCCAGAGCCTCTGGAAGACGATCGCCGATCATCTGGAGCGCTACCGGGCCTATCCGCGGATCGTGGGCGAGACCGGCGGGAAGGATTTCATTCTCGCCCACTCGAGTGCGGATGCGGACGCGCTCGCCGTGGCGATGGTGCGGGGGGCGTACGAGTATCAGGGCCAGAAGTGCAGCGCGGCCTCGCGGGCGTACATTCCCGACACACTCTGGCCCGCCGTCCGCGACCGCGTGGTGGGGATGATCGATGACATCCGGATGGGCGACGTCGCCGATTTCCGGAACTTCATGGGGGCGGTGATCGACGATCGGGCCTTCACTCGGCTCCGCGATCATCTGGAGCAGGCGCGGCGAGACCCCGGCGTCCGGATCGTGGCCGGCGGCGGCACGGACGACAGCGTCGGCTGGTTCGTCCAGCCCACCCTGCTCCAGGCCGAGGATCCGGCGTACCGTCTCATGTGCGAGGAAATCTTCGGGCCGGTGCTCACGGTGCACATCTACCCCGCGGCCCGGTGGACCGAGACGCTCGGGCTGGTGGACCGGACCAGTCCCTACGCGCTCACCGGGGCCGTCTTCTCCCGCGACCGCGCCGCGCTGGCCGATGCGGACCGCGCGCTGCGGCACGCAGCGGGGAACTACTACATCAACGACAAGCCCACCGGGGCCGTGGTGGGGCAGCAGCCGTTCGGCGGCGCGCGGGCGAGTGGGACCAACGACAAGGCGGGCTCAATCCTCAACCTGCTGCGCTGGGTGTCGCCCCGGAGCATCAAGGAGACCTTCGCGCCGGCCAAGGACTACCGCTACCCCTTCATGCTCGAGGCCTGA